One genomic region from Streptomyces venezuelae encodes:
- a CDS encoding ABC transporter permease, which produces MSRHGLIRRLLAVGATAGGRAEAGRVRFVALLLATSMLALSLASVIATHATYEGQASRGEARAPVFQQDVPGSTARATWSVTGDSVPGSSLYRVVFLTRLSADAPLPPGVSSWPRPGEAVLSPALRDHPGAEDITTRYGRTVGLIGTEGLQSPDELFAYVVPHTAAKDDSVRPIIGYGPSAGPTFYTVGQSDDAKPEWTFLVLIALLLVLPAAVLLAVAARTGSYVRDRRTALVTVLGATPRDRALIVLGEVLRPVTAGTLLALAVAGVASTVDLRLPWTGHVLVASDLRGWWWAFLAVSLAAAAAVLAVVVLTDAIGRKNTGGTRIRGARRSPVKWAVACPILLLTAVRGPDLFPPGTTAFVMTNWVGAAGTLATLPAAIAVIIGVLGKKLAGLGRRYGRPGLLIAGRRAAVHPGPLARMIAGVVVAIGILLQAVAWQGQLGADALAAQATVERIGSSALVIEPRAATAGQLAAFRRSLPDDMAELSLTKDPEADRLTIRGRCPALQALELRCSREPSSLTGPPQDPRMRELIGWNSGVQGKVSVVQADPVTSLNDGRGFTQSVLVSRDATDLPVALIKQQAYRTFPLGAEVGTIGENWLAGAKVNQLQGNWLTLFGLAGITLLAAASAIAGLAEFLRNGRALAPVTTLTGNTRVYWSTAAHGILVPLTLAGLVGSVVGKWLAFPTTDSGASYISGGLLAACAAAATFVGVAGWVWGALVSVRQAAVWRPRGE; this is translated from the coding sequence ATGAGTCGGCACGGTCTTATCCGCAGGCTGCTCGCCGTCGGGGCGACGGCCGGAGGCCGCGCCGAGGCGGGGCGCGTCAGGTTCGTGGCCCTCCTTCTGGCTACCTCGATGCTCGCCCTGTCCCTGGCGTCGGTGATCGCCACGCACGCCACGTACGAGGGCCAGGCATCGCGCGGCGAGGCCCGCGCGCCCGTGTTCCAGCAAGACGTGCCGGGCAGTACGGCCCGCGCCACCTGGAGTGTCACCGGCGACTCGGTCCCCGGCAGCAGCCTCTACCGGGTCGTCTTCCTCACTCGGCTCTCCGCGGACGCTCCACTGCCCCCGGGTGTGTCGAGCTGGCCTCGCCCGGGCGAGGCCGTACTCTCCCCGGCGCTGCGCGATCACCCGGGCGCCGAGGACATCACCACCCGGTACGGCCGGACGGTGGGCCTGATCGGCACCGAGGGCCTGCAGTCGCCCGACGAACTCTTCGCCTACGTCGTGCCGCACACCGCGGCGAAGGACGACAGCGTGAGGCCGATCATCGGCTACGGGCCCTCCGCCGGCCCCACGTTCTACACGGTGGGACAGTCGGACGACGCCAAGCCCGAGTGGACGTTCCTGGTCCTGATCGCCCTGCTCCTCGTGCTGCCGGCCGCGGTGCTGCTGGCGGTCGCCGCCCGGACCGGCTCGTACGTACGGGACCGGCGCACCGCCCTGGTCACGGTGCTGGGTGCCACCCCGCGCGACCGGGCCCTGATCGTCCTGGGCGAGGTCCTGCGTCCCGTCACCGCAGGGACCCTGCTCGCACTGGCCGTCGCGGGCGTCGCCTCGACCGTGGACCTCCGCCTCCCCTGGACCGGACACGTCCTGGTCGCCTCCGACCTGCGCGGCTGGTGGTGGGCGTTCCTGGCCGTGAGCCTCGCGGCGGCCGCGGCGGTGCTGGCGGTCGTGGTGCTGACGGACGCGATCGGCCGGAAGAACACGGGCGGCACCCGGATCAGGGGAGCCCGCCGGTCTCCGGTGAAGTGGGCCGTGGCATGCCCCATCCTCCTCCTGACCGCCGTCCGCGGGCCGGACCTCTTCCCTCCCGGTACCACCGCCTTCGTCATGACCAACTGGGTCGGCGCCGCCGGCACCCTCGCCACACTCCCCGCCGCGATCGCCGTCATCATCGGCGTCCTGGGAAAGAAGCTGGCCGGTCTGGGGCGCCGCTACGGCAGGCCGGGGCTCCTCATCGCCGGCCGTCGTGCCGCTGTTCATCCCGGGCCGCTGGCGCGCATGATCGCCGGAGTCGTGGTCGCCATCGGGATTCTCCTCCAGGCGGTCGCCTGGCAGGGGCAGCTCGGCGCGGATGCCCTGGCGGCGCAGGCCACGGTCGAGCGCATCGGGTCGTCCGCCCTGGTCATCGAGCCCCGTGCCGCCACGGCCGGGCAGCTGGCGGCCTTCCGCCGCTCCCTCCCCGACGACATGGCGGAGCTGTCCCTGACGAAGGACCCTGAAGCGGACCGCTTGACGATCCGAGGCAGGTGCCCTGCACTCCAGGCCCTCGAACTGCGCTGCTCCCGCGAGCCGTCGAGTCTGACCGGACCGCCCCAGGATCCACGTATGAGGGAACTGATCGGTTGGAACAGCGGAGTTCAGGGCAAGGTGAGCGTGGTCCAGGCGGATCCGGTGACATCGCTGAACGACGGGAGGGGATTCACCCAGTCGGTTCTCGTGTCCCGGGATGCGACGGACCTGCCGGTGGCGTTGATCAAGCAACAGGCGTACCGGACGTTCCCCCTGGGAGCGGAGGTCGGCACCATCGGCGAGAACTGGCTCGCGGGCGCCAAGGTGAACCAGCTTCAAGGAAACTGGCTCACCTTGTTCGGCCTGGCAGGCATCACCCTGCTCGCCGCGGCCTCGGCCATCGCCGGCCTGGCGGAATTCCTCCGCAATGGCCGCGCCCTCGCCCCAGTGACCACGCTCACCGGCAATACCCGCGTCTACTGGTCCACCGCCGCCCACGGCATCCTCGTGCCCCTGACCCTGGCCGGCCTCGTGGGCTCCGTCGTGGGCAAGTGGCTGGCCTTCCCCACCACCGACTCCGGCGCCTCGTACATCTCCGGTGGACTCCTCGCCGCGTGCGCCGCCGCGGCCACGTTCGTGGGCGTCGCGGGCTGGGTGTGGGGTGCGCTCGTGTCCGTCCGCCAGGCCGCGGTCTGGCGCCCCCGAGGCGAGTAG
- a CDS encoding ABC transporter ATP-binding protein, whose amino-acid sequence MVLSIRGLTYEVPGRSLFSALDLDVRAGESVAVMGPSGSGKSTLLSCALGLVRPSGGTVEVGGVDMAALRGKVLAQHRARHIGMVFQFGELLPELSPTDNVALAALLAGAARKDAYRRAGELLTQLGVPLSETSEELSGGERQRAAVARAVINSPTLLLADEPTGALDEEAKEKVADTLFDMPRRYDCGLLLVTHDPAVAGRADRTLTLTGGVLTPVQEGWAAER is encoded by the coding sequence ATGGTGTTGTCCATCAGAGGACTCACATACGAGGTTCCCGGGCGGTCCTTGTTCAGTGCGCTGGACCTGGACGTCCGAGCGGGAGAGTCCGTCGCGGTGATGGGACCGAGCGGCTCCGGCAAGTCCACCCTGCTGTCGTGCGCTCTGGGACTGGTCCGGCCCTCGGGGGGAACGGTCGAGGTGGGCGGCGTGGACATGGCTGCCCTGCGGGGCAAGGTCCTGGCCCAGCACCGCGCCCGCCACATCGGCATGGTCTTCCAGTTCGGCGAACTCCTGCCCGAACTCTCCCCCACCGACAACGTCGCCCTGGCGGCGCTTCTGGCGGGAGCGGCCCGCAAGGACGCGTACCGGAGGGCGGGGGAGCTGCTGACGCAGCTGGGGGTGCCGCTCTCGGAGACCAGCGAAGAACTGTCCGGCGGGGAGCGGCAGCGCGCTGCGGTGGCGCGGGCGGTGATCAACTCCCCGACGCTGCTTCTCGCGGACGAGCCGACCGGCGCCCTCGACGAGGAAGCCAAGGAGAAGGTGGCGGACACCTTGTTCGACATGCCTCGGCGGTACGACTGCGGTCTGCTCCTGGTGACCCATGACCCCGCGGTGGCCGGCCGCGCCGACCGCACCCTCACCCTGACCGGAGGCGTCCTCACCCCAGTGCAGGAAGGGTGGGCGGCGGAGCGATGA
- a CDS encoding tryptophan 2,3-dioxygenase family protein produces MSTFPDAGAGSVDPNLDFAGTTPYEDYVQADVLTHLQHLRSDDPGEMVFLVTTQVMELWFTVIVHEWETASRALREDRVPVAMDALKRSVRELEALNHSWRPLAQLTPGQFNAYRAALGEGSGFQSAMYRRMEFLLGEKSASMLVPHRGAPRVHAELEKALQEPSLYDEVLGLLARRGLPVPQSVLGRDLAQRYEPSPEVEAVWAGIYADADQNTELVRLGEALSDVAELVWRWRNDHLVATRRAMGAKTGTGGSAGVAWLEKRAQKNVFPELWTARSHV; encoded by the coding sequence ATGTCCACCTTCCCCGATGCCGGAGCCGGTTCGGTCGACCCGAACCTCGACTTCGCGGGTACCACGCCGTACGAGGACTACGTCCAGGCGGACGTCCTCACCCACCTCCAGCACCTCCGCTCGGACGACCCCGGCGAGATGGTCTTCCTGGTCACCACCCAGGTCATGGAGCTGTGGTTCACGGTCATCGTCCACGAGTGGGAGACCGCGAGCCGCGCCCTGCGCGAGGACCGCGTCCCCGTCGCGATGGACGCGCTCAAGCGCTCGGTCCGCGAGCTGGAGGCCCTGAACCACTCGTGGCGGCCGCTCGCCCAGCTCACCCCGGGCCAGTTCAACGCCTACCGGGCCGCGCTCGGCGAGGGCTCCGGCTTCCAGTCGGCGATGTACCGCCGCATGGAGTTCCTGCTCGGCGAGAAGTCCGCGTCCATGCTCGTCCCGCACCGGGGCGCGCCCCGCGTGCACGCCGAGCTGGAGAAGGCCCTCCAGGAGCCGAGCCTGTACGACGAGGTCCTCGGCCTGCTGGCCCGGCGCGGCCTGCCCGTGCCGCAGTCGGTCCTCGGCCGTGACCTCGCGCAGCGGTACGAGCCGTCCCCCGAGGTCGAGGCCGTCTGGGCCGGGATCTACGCGGACGCCGACCAGAACACCGAGCTGGTCCGGCTCGGCGAGGCCCTCAGCGACGTCGCCGAGCTCGTCTGGCGATGGCGCAACGACCACCTGGTCGCGACCAGGCGCGCGATGGGCGCGAAGACCGGCACCGGCGGTTCGGCCGGCGTGGCCTGGCTGGAGAAGCGGGCCCAGAAGAACGTGTTCCCGGAGCTCTGGACGGCCCGCAGCCATGTCTGA
- a CDS encoding DUF3152 domain-containing protein yields the protein MGKRAAPAGRRGKQSRRRGRGRRGPVRRLALPVLVLAALALGGGAALAHFNGQVADDAAAPAPEATTATAAPTTDAPTPRPTTAKPKPKATTAKPKPTPKPTPKKTTVPQSGAGTFTTAQASGDAVGTGGSLRRYRVQVEDGIELSARSAAAEIQQILDHPRSWAAHGRGRFQLVSQNADFVIRIATPDTADALCARQGLNTHGELNCETTDGVVVNLKRWMTGSPTFAGEAAEYRHLIINHEVGHEIGIRQHMGCPGPGKLAPAMMQQIKGLNGCRSNAFPYDEDGSYITGPIVS from the coding sequence GTGGGCAAGCGTGCCGCACCCGCAGGACGGCGAGGAAAACAGAGCCGCCGGCGGGGCAGAGGCAGACGCGGCCCCGTGCGCCGGCTCGCGCTGCCGGTCCTGGTCCTGGCAGCCCTCGCGCTCGGCGGCGGAGCCGCCCTCGCGCACTTCAACGGCCAGGTGGCCGACGATGCGGCCGCCCCCGCGCCGGAGGCGACGACCGCGACGGCGGCGCCCACGACGGACGCGCCCACGCCCCGGCCCACGACGGCGAAGCCGAAGCCGAAGGCCACGACGGCGAAGCCGAAGCCCACCCCCAAGCCGACCCCGAAGAAGACGACCGTGCCGCAGTCCGGCGCCGGGACCTTCACCACCGCGCAGGCCTCCGGCGACGCCGTCGGCACCGGCGGCTCGCTGCGCCGCTACCGCGTCCAGGTCGAGGACGGCATCGAGCTGTCGGCGCGCTCGGCGGCGGCCGAGATCCAGCAGATCCTGGACCATCCGCGCAGCTGGGCGGCGCACGGCCGGGGCCGCTTCCAGCTGGTCTCGCAGAACGCCGACTTCGTCATCCGGATCGCGACCCCGGACACGGCGGACGCCCTCTGTGCCCGGCAGGGCCTGAACACCCACGGCGAGCTGAACTGCGAGACCACGGACGGCGTCGTGGTGAACCTCAAGCGGTGGATGACCGGCTCGCCGACCTTCGCGGGGGAGGCGGCCGAGTACCGGCACCTGATCATCAACCACGAGGTCGGGCACGAGATCGGCATCCGGCAGCACATGGGCTGCCCGGGTCCGGGCAAGCTCGCGCCCGCGATGATGCAGCAGATCAAGGGCCTGAACGGCTGCCGGTCGAACGCATTTCCGTATGACGAAGACGGTAGCTACATCACGGGGCCGATCGTGTCATGA
- a CDS encoding DUF6192 family protein, with protein MATSLVTEYGPKQWKDIVHRGQRLVGTESTVQFQLGDIGLEMVPLPPKGKRLPMKAYNMLADYADEVGLTRETFEGYRLVAGAWPRKQRQKDVCWTVHSILSHRHDRFELILDPPVHRKTGRREWTCAGAQRAVGWKTDVPETEEERLRIVEDLLDDEQVAAAAVERVMRRETVARQVVEKPAVRESFNRAQTERIVEAREQTRKRPEIRRINEQAEALSVLRLCSDFTHGIGRALPTLHVAELSEDAKESIREGLQRVTAAVSWTEHALDTGSTDMDAALERLLAE; from the coding sequence ATGGCTACGAGCCTGGTGACCGAATACGGACCGAAGCAGTGGAAGGACATAGTCCATCGCGGGCAGCGGCTCGTCGGTACCGAGAGCACGGTCCAGTTCCAGCTGGGCGACATCGGCCTTGAGATGGTCCCTCTCCCGCCGAAGGGCAAGCGGCTGCCCATGAAGGCGTACAACATGCTGGCGGACTACGCCGACGAGGTCGGACTGACGCGAGAGACGTTCGAGGGGTACCGGCTCGTCGCCGGCGCGTGGCCCAGGAAGCAGCGACAGAAGGACGTGTGCTGGACGGTCCACTCCATCCTCTCCCACCGGCATGACCGCTTCGAGCTGATCCTCGACCCGCCGGTCCACCGTAAGACCGGCCGTCGTGAGTGGACCTGTGCTGGGGCCCAGCGCGCCGTGGGCTGGAAGACCGACGTTCCGGAAACCGAAGAGGAGCGCCTCCGGATAGTCGAGGATCTACTTGATGACGAGCAAGTGGCGGCGGCGGCAGTCGAGCGCGTCATGCGCCGGGAGACGGTGGCACGGCAAGTGGTCGAGAAGCCCGCTGTTCGCGAGTCTTTCAACCGGGCTCAGACGGAGCGGATAGTCGAGGCGCGAGAGCAGACGAGGAAGCGCCCCGAGATCCGACGCATCAACGAGCAAGCGGAGGCCCTCTCCGTCCTACGCCTCTGCTCCGACTTCACCCACGGCATAGGCCGCGCTCTGCCCACCCTTCACGTTGCCGAGCTTTCCGAGGACGCGAAGGAATCGATCCGGGAAGGGCTCCAACGAGTCACCGCAGCCGTCTCGTGGACAGAGCACGCCCTGGACACAGGAAGCACCGACATGGACGCGGCCCTGGAACGGCTGCTCGCCGAGTAG